From Rutidosis leptorrhynchoides isolate AG116_Rl617_1_P2 chromosome 3, CSIRO_AGI_Rlap_v1, whole genome shotgun sequence, a single genomic window includes:
- the LOC139902472 gene encoding uncharacterized protein — MALQYPLLFPYGEMGYHEEIPYHSNSGRRKTNRGYVTMREFYCYRIQQRENEGTTILRGGRLFQQYLVDAYTAVEEQRLKWLRNHQNELRIDLYNYVCDAVTRGDTRASAIGKRIILPSSHTGSPRYMVQSYQDAMALCQEFDNPDLFIMFTSNPRWPEIEEMLSYIEGQRAPDRPEIVARLFKQKLDAMMSDIMKAHVFGTCEADFKCKTPEEIDDIISAEIPSETEDPTAFKAVTEYMLHGPCGGNILDAPCIIDKRCSKHFPKPYNAETTIDEEGYAHYRRRNNGVTVSKGKGTLDNSFVVPYNRYLLLKYNAHINVEWCNRSRAIKYLFKYLNKGPDRATIVIEENLTPVNTSSSEVVTEVDEFKNYLDCRYLSSCEAVWRMFSFDIHFSKPSVIKLSYHLPNHHTITLHDSQNLPALLHRESIKETMFTDWLELNKRDPTARTLTYAKIPKYYVWNQDAKTWTRRKQRTCIGRIVYSHPASGERYYLRLLLNKVKGPQTYEEIRTVDGILHPTFKDACFAFGLINDDREWTEAIAEARLWACGAQLRDLFVTILLFCNVTKPLKLWESNWESLAEDILHKNANYTTTQN, encoded by the exons ATGGCATTGCAATATCCTTTGCTATTTCCCTACGGAGAAATGGGATACCACGAAGAAATACCATATCATAGTAATAGTGGCAGAAGGAAAACTAACAGAGGTTATGTTACCATGCGAGAATTCTATTGTTATCGGATTCAACAGCGGGAAAATGAAGGAACAACTATACTTAGAGGCGGAAGGTTATTCCAACAATATTTAGTTGACGCTTACACAGCCGTAGAAGAACAAAGACTTAAGTGGTTAAGGAACCACCAGAATGAGCTCCGCATCGACCTCTACAATTACGTGTGCGACGCTGTCACCCGAGGCGACACACGAGCTAGCGCAATTGGGAAACGGATTATTCTTCCATCCTCACATACCGGAAGCCCACGCTATATGGTGCAAAGCTACCAGGATGCAATGGCTTTGTGTCAAGAATTTGATAATCCTGATTTGTTCATCATGTTTACTTCTAATCCGAGATGGCCCGAAATAGAAGAGATGCTTTCATATATTGAAGGTCAACGGGCCCCTGATAGGCCAGAGATTGTTGCAAGGTTGTTCAAGCAGAAATTGGATGCCATGATGTCTGATATTATGAAAGCTCATGTGTTTGGCACCTGTGAAGCAG ACTTTAAGTGTAAAACACCGGAAGAGATTGACGATATCATATCTGCTGAAATACCATCTGAAACAGAAGATCCAACCGCTTTCAAAGCCGTGACTGAGTACATGCTTCATGGCCCGTGCGGCGGGAATATCCTGGACGCCCCTTGCATTATTGATAAAAGGTGTTCTAAGCATTTCCCGAAACCATACAATGCAGAAACAACAATAGACGAAGAAGGCTATGCACACTATCGCCGTCGAAACAATGGCGTAACAGTCAGTAAAGGAAAGGGCACCCTTGACAACAGTTTCGTCGTGCCTTACAATAGGTATCTCCTTCTCAAATACAATGCCCACATAAATGTTGAGTGGTGTAATCGATCACGCGCCATTAAGTACTTATTTAAATACTTAAACAAGGGCCCTGATCGGGCAACCATTGTAATTGAAGAAAACCTTACCCCGGTTAACACCTCCAGTTCAGAAGTGGTTACTGAGGTGGATGAATTCAAAAACTATTTAGACTGTCGGTACTTATCTTCGTGTGAAGCAGTTTGGAGGATGTTTTCATTCGACATTCACTTCTCTAAGCCATCGGTTATAAAGCTATCATACCATCTACCAAATCACCATACAATCACACTGCATGATTCACAAAATCTCCCTGCACTGCTGCATAGAGAGAGTATCAAGGAAACCATGTTCACCGACTGGCTTGAACTTAACAAACGAGACCCCACTGCTAGAACTCTCACTTATGCAAAAATCCCTAAGTATTATGTTTGGAATCAGGATGCCAAAACCTGGACACGCCGAAAACAAAGAACATGCATTGGCCGTATCGTGTACTCGCACCCAGCATCTGGTGAACGTTATTATCTGAGGTTGCTGTTAAATAAAGTCAAAGGCCCCCAAACATATGAAGAAATACGTACAGTCGATGGTATTCTACATCCCACATTTAAAGATGCATGTTTCGCCTTTGGGTTGATCAATGATGATAGAGAGTGGACAGAAGCTATAGCTGAAGCTAGGTTATGGGCATGTGGGGCACAACTGCGGGATCTGTTTGTCACAATTCTACTTTTTTGCAACGTGACTAAACCACTAAAGCTTTGGGAATCAAATTGGGAATCTTTGGCAGAAGATATCCTCCATAAAAACGCAAACTATACAACTACCCAGAATTGA